In a genomic window of Halobiforma lacisalsi AJ5:
- a CDS encoding L-lactate permease, with product MVSTGEILLAAVPLVLAGVLLVGFLWPATRAMPLAWIAAVLIGLFVWGMPLEYVMAASIAGAMTAIQILWIVFGALLLLYTLMQAGAFDRINEGFATISGDRRVQIVLLGFFLAAFIEGAAGFGTPAAVVAPLLLALGFPALAAVIAALIGHVLAVTYGAVGTPIIVGIENPLASTAATESAITDAGFTIQAYSVEVAVWAATYHALVGFVMPLFAVAMVVYFFGDTEERSLEPAWEVAPLCLFSGIAFVVPYWASAQISAEFPSLLGAMVGGAVVVGALKAGYFVPDEEWDFPERETWPDHWVGTIEPGQSSGSAVPDGIDDGATVADGGNQRMSLLRAWTPYILLVALLVITRVIDPLPELLQENVLEVAGYPILFNTQWPEILGTGISESISWVYVPGFWLVLCALIAIPLYGMRGAQVKAAWAETGQKLVSPLIALVFVIAMVQIMLQSGAHAESAESMIFVLAQATADAVGPAYPFISALIGALGAAMAGSNTVSNITFGGFQFEAASELGLPTQLIVGAQAVGGAIGNLVAIHNVVAALATVGLVGEEGRVMRLNLIPLVYYALGVGILTALFSYVLFPGLF from the coding sequence ATGGTCAGCACGGGAGAGATCCTGCTGGCCGCGGTCCCGCTGGTGCTCGCCGGCGTATTGCTCGTCGGCTTCCTGTGGCCCGCGACGCGGGCGATGCCCCTCGCCTGGATCGCCGCCGTCCTGATCGGGTTGTTCGTGTGGGGGATGCCGCTCGAGTACGTGATGGCGGCCTCGATCGCCGGCGCGATGACGGCGATCCAGATCCTCTGGATCGTCTTCGGCGCGTTGCTCCTCCTGTACACGCTGATGCAGGCGGGGGCGTTCGATCGGATCAACGAAGGGTTCGCGACGATCAGCGGGGATCGCCGCGTGCAGATCGTCCTGCTCGGCTTCTTCCTTGCGGCGTTCATCGAGGGCGCTGCTGGCTTCGGGACGCCGGCAGCGGTCGTCGCGCCGTTGCTGCTGGCGCTTGGCTTCCCCGCGCTCGCGGCGGTGATCGCGGCCCTGATCGGTCACGTCCTCGCCGTCACCTACGGTGCGGTGGGAACGCCGATCATCGTCGGCATCGAGAACCCGCTCGCGTCGACGGCGGCGACCGAGAGCGCGATCACGGACGCCGGCTTCACCATCCAGGCGTACTCGGTCGAAGTCGCGGTCTGGGCGGCGACCTATCACGCGCTCGTGGGCTTCGTCATGCCCCTGTTCGCCGTCGCGATGGTCGTCTACTTCTTCGGTGACACCGAGGAGCGGAGCCTCGAGCCGGCCTGGGAGGTCGCGCCGCTGTGTCTGTTCTCGGGGATCGCGTTCGTCGTCCCCTACTGGGCGTCGGCACAGATCAGCGCGGAGTTCCCGTCGCTTCTCGGCGCGATGGTCGGCGGCGCGGTCGTCGTCGGCGCGCTCAAGGCGGGCTACTTCGTCCCCGACGAGGAGTGGGATTTCCCGGAGCGCGAGACGTGGCCCGATCACTGGGTCGGCACGATCGAACCCGGCCAGTCCAGCGGCTCCGCCGTCCCCGACGGCATCGACGACGGTGCTACGGTCGCCGACGGCGGCAACCAGCGGATGTCGCTGCTCCGTGCGTGGACGCCGTACATCCTGCTGGTCGCGCTGCTCGTGATCACGCGCGTCATCGACCCGCTGCCCGAACTCCTCCAGGAGAACGTACTCGAGGTCGCCGGCTACCCGATCCTGTTCAACACGCAGTGGCCGGAGATCCTCGGGACGGGAATCAGCGAAAGCATTTCCTGGGTGTACGTGCCCGGGTTCTGGCTCGTCCTCTGTGCGCTGATCGCGATCCCGCTGTACGGCATGCGTGGAGCGCAGGTGAAGGCTGCCTGGGCCGAGACGGGACAGAAGCTCGTCTCGCCGCTGATCGCGCTGGTGTTCGTTATCGCAATGGTCCAGATCATGCTGCAGTCGGGCGCCCACGCCGAGAGCGCCGAGAGCATGATCTTCGTCCTCGCGCAGGCGACCGCCGACGCCGTCGGCCCTGCCTACCCGTTCATCTCCGCGCTCATCGGCGCGCTCGGGGCGGCGATGGCCGGCTCGAACACCGTGTCGAACATCACGTTCGGCGGCTTCCAGTTCGAGGCCGCGAGCGAACTCGGCCTGCCGACCCAGCTCATCGTCGGCGCACAGGCCGTCGGCGGCGCGATCGGCAACCTCGTGGCGATCCACAACGTCGTCGCCGCGCTGGCGACCGTCGGCCTCGTCGGCGAGGAGGGCCGCGTGATGCGCCTCAACCTGATCCCGCTCGTCTACTACGCGCTCGGGGTCGGGATCCTCACGGCACTGTTCAGCTACGTCCTCTTCCCGGGACTGTTCTGA
- a CDS encoding MarR family transcriptional regulator produces MSADRERNEHGQYADRIPPEAALEAFEERDDYGRPLTAADVMDALGCSRRTAHNKLNDLVERGELETRKVGARGRVWWVPIETPPERAGDAATPRADSGDESPAAIEEAIRGADLPGSGETLEARREALRAAYEYIVDHPSATKSDFVEHVYPEHPADFETPEGWWNAIQPALKELPAVDSPEERGHIWSFLGDDRFTPTLG; encoded by the coding sequence ATGAGCGCCGACCGAGAGCGAAACGAACACGGCCAGTACGCCGACCGAATCCCGCCGGAGGCCGCCCTCGAGGCGTTCGAGGAACGGGACGACTACGGTCGGCCGCTGACCGCAGCCGACGTCATGGACGCGCTCGGGTGTTCCCGTCGGACGGCGCACAACAAGCTGAACGACCTCGTCGAGCGCGGGGAACTCGAGACGCGCAAGGTCGGCGCCCGCGGCCGGGTCTGGTGGGTGCCGATCGAGACGCCGCCGGAACGGGCCGGCGACGCGGCGACTCCACGGGCGGACTCCGGGGACGAATCGCCTGCCGCGATCGAGGAGGCGATCCGGGGCGCGGACCTGCCGGGATCGGGGGAAACGCTCGAGGCGCGCCGTGAGGCGCTCCGGGCGGCCTACGAGTACATCGTCGACCATCCGAGCGCGACGAAGTCGGACTTCGTCGAGCACGTCTACCCGGAGCACCCCGCCGACTTCGAGACGCCCGAGGGCTGGTGGAACGCGATCCAGCCCGCCCTGAAGGAGCTACCGGCGGTCGACTCACCGGAGGAGCGGGGCCACATCTGGAGCTTCCTCGGGGACGACCGGTTTACCCCGACACTGGGCTGA
- a CDS encoding L-lactate permease, translating to MVSGTEVLFAAVPLIVVGVLLVGLLWPATRAMPIAWLSAVVVAAAVWGMPPSWLAAATVEGIITAIQILWIVFGALVLLYTMMIAGAFDALNRSFATVSEDRRVQIVLVAFFLATFLEGVAGFGTPAAVVAPLLLGLGFPALAAVVAALIGHIIAVTYGAVGTPIIVGIREPIDSVFLIRTTLEAEGVTPAEFAVNVAAWAATYHLLVGVLMPFIAVAMVVYFFGERRSIRPALEVAPLCLFAGVAFGLPYWFAAWYVTPEFPSLIGSMVGATVVVGTLRAGYLLPDEEWTFPDQSEWPDHWLGEIQPGDRGSVLPSEPRTTLYRAWTPYLLLLVLLVATRLIEPLSALLQGETVMAFGRELSLTLATISTGIGRFTVGLLSLQWVDIFGTTLENDIDLGYVPGMWLLVSAVAAGVLFDIDRSEAATAVLEAARKLVTPLIALVFVLAMAHVMLQSAAHPGAPDQSMIVVLAVATANVFGPAYPFVAALIGAFGAALVGSNTVSNITFGPLQFVAAENLAISRELTVGAQAVGGAIGNLVAIHNVVAALATVGLGGEEGRVIRLNLIPLVYYTVFVGFWTVVFVYVLFPDVF from the coding sequence ATGGTCTCGGGAACAGAGGTGCTGTTCGCCGCGGTGCCGCTGATCGTGGTCGGGGTACTCCTCGTCGGGTTGCTCTGGCCGGCGACGCGGGCGATGCCCATCGCCTGGCTCTCGGCGGTTGTCGTCGCGGCCGCGGTCTGGGGAATGCCGCCGTCGTGGCTCGCCGCGGCGACCGTCGAAGGGATCATCACCGCGATCCAGATCCTCTGGATCGTCTTCGGCGCGCTCGTCCTGCTGTACACGATGATGATCGCGGGGGCGTTCGACGCGCTCAACCGGAGCTTCGCGACCGTCAGCGAGGACCGCCGCGTCCAGATCGTGCTGGTGGCGTTCTTCCTCGCGACGTTCCTCGAGGGGGTCGCCGGCTTCGGGACGCCGGCGGCGGTCGTCGCGCCGCTGCTGCTTGGACTCGGCTTCCCCGCGCTCGCGGCCGTCGTCGCGGCCCTGATCGGGCACATCATCGCCGTCACCTACGGCGCGGTCGGGACGCCGATCATCGTCGGGATCCGTGAGCCGATAGACAGCGTCTTCCTCATCCGCACGACGCTCGAGGCCGAGGGCGTAACCCCGGCCGAGTTCGCGGTCAACGTCGCGGCGTGGGCGGCGACCTACCACCTGCTGGTCGGCGTGTTGATGCCGTTCATCGCGGTCGCGATGGTCGTCTACTTCTTCGGCGAGCGCCGCTCGATCAGACCCGCGCTCGAGGTGGCACCGCTGTGTTTGTTCGCGGGCGTGGCGTTCGGCCTCCCCTACTGGTTCGCGGCGTGGTACGTCACGCCGGAGTTTCCCAGCCTGATCGGCTCGATGGTCGGTGCGACGGTCGTCGTCGGGACGCTCCGGGCGGGCTACCTCCTGCCGGACGAGGAGTGGACGTTCCCCGACCAGTCGGAGTGGCCCGACCACTGGCTGGGCGAGATCCAGCCCGGCGACCGGGGGTCGGTACTCCCGAGCGAGCCGCGGACCACCCTCTATCGCGCGTGGACGCCGTACCTGCTATTGCTCGTCCTGCTCGTCGCCACCCGGCTGATAGAGCCGCTGTCCGCGCTGTTGCAGGGGGAGACGGTGATGGCGTTCGGGCGGGAACTGTCGCTGACGCTCGCGACGATCAGCACCGGGATCGGCAGGTTCACGGTCGGCCTGCTCTCGCTCCAGTGGGTCGACATCTTCGGGACGACCCTCGAGAACGACATCGACCTCGGCTACGTCCCCGGGATGTGGCTGCTGGTCAGTGCGGTCGCGGCCGGCGTGCTGTTCGACATCGACCGTTCGGAGGCGGCGACCGCCGTCCTCGAGGCAGCCCGGAAGCTCGTGACGCCGCTGATCGCGCTCGTGTTCGTCCTCGCGATGGCGCACGTGATGCTCCAGTCGGCGGCCCACCCCGGCGCGCCCGACCAGAGCATGATCGTCGTCCTCGCGGTGGCAACCGCGAACGTCTTCGGGCCCGCGTACCCGTTCGTCGCGGCGCTGATCGGTGCGTTCGGGGCCGCGCTCGTCGGCTCGAACACCGTCTCGAACATCACGTTCGGTCCGCTCCAGTTCGTCGCCGCCGAGAACCTCGCGATCTCGCGGGAACTCACCGTCGGCGCCCAGGCCGTCGGCGGTGCGATCGGCAACCTCGTGGCGATCCACAACGTCGTCGCCGCGCTGGCGACCGTCGGCCTCGGCGGTGAAGAGGGGCGCGTGATCCGCCTGAACCTGATTCCCCTGGTGTACTACACCGTTTTCGTCGGCTTCTGGACCGTGGTGTTCGTCTACGTCCTCTTCCCCGACGTCTTCTGA
- a CDS encoding L-lactate permease — protein sequence MTDLIAVGAAFAPLVVVAVLLVAFLWPAERSMPVAWLVAAIVGVAVWEMPASWVAAATVRGGLAALEILWIVFGALVLLYTLMRSGAVDRINEGFASISEDRRVQVVLLGFFLATFIEGVAGFGTPAAVVAPLLLALGFPALAAVVAALIGHAVATVFGAVGTPIIVGYEQPLESVEPTIAAEGLSVGTYSASAGAWAAVFNGVLGVLMPLFAVGMVVYFFGDRTERSLAPIQGVVPLCLFSGVAFAVPYALTAWFIGPELPSLIAAMVGGAVVVTALRAGYLEPDDTWEFPPREEWPDHWVGSIEPGQNETDASSDAGQSNSMSLLRAWSPYLLLVVLLIGTRVIEPVAAALQGDAVASVETGVGTLGIGPSLEWAAIFGTELGGSIGWAYVPGTWLVVSALLAIPLFGMDREQVAGAWREAGGKIVSPLIALVFVIAMVEIMLTDAHLEAAGVTAAAAPDGNMIFVLADATAGVLGSAYPMIAPAVGALGAFIAGSITVSNITFSAFQFEVAQNLGLPTQLLVGAQSIGGAIGNVIAIHNVIAALATVGLVGKTGRVVRLNLIPVAYYLIVGGLLTTLFVYVLFPAVV from the coding sequence ATGACCGACCTTATCGCAGTCGGGGCCGCGTTCGCCCCGCTCGTCGTCGTCGCCGTCCTGCTCGTCGCCTTTCTCTGGCCGGCCGAGCGGTCGATGCCGGTGGCGTGGCTCGTCGCCGCGATCGTCGGCGTCGCCGTCTGGGAGATGCCGGCGTCGTGGGTTGCCGCGGCGACTGTCAGGGGCGGACTCGCGGCGCTCGAGATCCTCTGGATCGTTTTCGGGGCGCTCGTGTTGCTCTATACCCTGATGCGGTCCGGCGCGGTCGACCGGATCAACGAGGGGTTCGCCTCGATCAGCGAGGACCGACGCGTCCAGGTCGTCCTGCTCGGGTTCTTCCTCGCGACGTTCATCGAGGGGGTCGCCGGTTTCGGGACCCCCGCGGCGGTCGTCGCACCGCTGTTGCTCGCGCTCGGATTCCCGGCGCTCGCGGCCGTTGTCGCGGCGCTGATCGGCCACGCCGTTGCGACCGTCTTCGGCGCGGTCGGCACGCCGATCATCGTCGGCTACGAACAGCCACTCGAGAGCGTCGAGCCGACGATCGCGGCCGAAGGCCTGTCGGTCGGGACGTACTCCGCGTCCGCAGGCGCCTGGGCCGCGGTGTTCAACGGCGTCCTCGGTGTCCTGATGCCGCTTTTCGCCGTCGGCATGGTCGTCTACTTCTTCGGCGATCGAACCGAGCGATCGCTCGCCCCGATCCAGGGCGTCGTCCCGCTGTGTCTGTTCTCCGGCGTCGCGTTCGCCGTTCCGTACGCGCTGACCGCGTGGTTCATCGGCCCCGAACTCCCCTCGCTGATCGCCGCGATGGTCGGCGGAGCGGTCGTCGTCACCGCGCTCAGGGCCGGCTACCTCGAGCCCGACGACACCTGGGAGTTCCCGCCCCGCGAGGAGTGGCCCGACCACTGGGTCGGCAGCATCGAACCGGGGCAGAACGAGACGGACGCCTCGAGCGACGCGGGACAGTCGAACTCGATGTCGCTGCTTCGCGCCTGGTCGCCGTACCTGCTCCTCGTCGTCCTGCTCATCGGTACCCGCGTGATCGAGCCCGTCGCGGCGGCCCTGCAGGGCGACGCCGTCGCGTCGGTCGAGACCGGCGTCGGGACGCTGGGAATCGGCCCGAGCCTCGAGTGGGCGGCGATCTTCGGAACCGAACTCGGCGGCTCGATCGGCTGGGCGTACGTTCCCGGCACCTGGCTCGTCGTGAGCGCGCTGCTGGCGATCCCCCTGTTCGGGATGGACCGCGAGCAGGTGGCTGGCGCGTGGCGCGAAGCCGGCGGCAAGATCGTCTCGCCGCTGATCGCGCTCGTGTTCGTCATCGCGATGGTCGAGATCATGCTCACCGACGCCCACCTCGAGGCCGCAGGCGTCACAGCGGCGGCCGCGCCCGATGGCAACATGATCTTTGTCCTCGCGGACGCGACTGCGGGGGTGCTCGGCTCGGCGTACCCGATGATCGCACCTGCGGTCGGCGCACTCGGCGCGTTCATCGCGGGCTCGATCACGGTCAGCAACATCACGTTCAGCGCGTTCCAGTTCGAGGTCGCCCAGAACCTGGGGCTGCCGACCCAGTTGCTGGTCGGCGCCCAGTCGATCGGCGGTGCGATCGGGAACGTCATCGCGATCCACAACGTGATCGCCGCGCTGGCGACCGTCGGCCTCGTCGGGAAGACCGGCCGCGTCGTCCGGCTCAACCTGATCCCGGTCGCGTACTACCTGATCGTGGGCGGGCTCCTGACGACGCTTTTCGTCTACGTCCTGTTCCCGGCGGTGGTCTGA
- a CDS encoding FAD-binding and (Fe-S)-binding domain-containing protein, which produces MTITPPTRDPAEDPNANYDYQSDNVERPDLLADLERRVTGDVRFDSYSRQLYATDASIYEVTPIGVVFPQSTADVARVVEYCADREIPVLPRGGGTSLAGQTVNEAVVLDFTTYMDDVVEIDPDERLATAQTGVYLESLNEELAPHDLKFAPDPAWGDKSALGGAIGNNSTGAHSLQYGKTDAYVEEVEVVLADGTVTTFGEVDVDDLPDLAEGDDLESAIYAEVARILEERGDLVEDVYPDLKRNVSGYNLDWLVEDARGAERGVGEPDAEGGTVNLAKLLCGSEGTLAIVTEATVSLEPVPEEKSMALLAYDSVLDAMDDVEPIVEHDPAALEVIDDVLIDLARETPEFEPVTEMLPDGTAAVLVVEFYADDVADGKRKVANLLADRCPDVEPEGEADDEDDDARTITDADVLAFDALEAYDPDSRAKIWKLRKSGLPILLSRTTDEKHIAFLEDTGIPPANLREFVADFQEVLEDHETYASFYAHAGPGVLHIRPLVNTKTEAGLEAMESIADDVTDLVVQYDGSVSGEHGDGRARTQWNRKLYGDEMWETFQEFKSAFDPDWILNPGQVVFREENPTDMTENHRFGPDYEFDAGFESNLEWHNDNGFQGMAELCHGCGGCRGEQSTTGGVMCPTFRAEDEEILSTRGRANALRQAMSGDLDPEEQFSDEFVEEVLDLCIGCKGCKHDCPSGVDMAKMKAELTYEHHKRNGTSLRDRMFANFETLAKLGSATAPLSNWATSIPGSGLVAEKLLGISRERDLPTFRRDTFAKRVADHSPAVPAGEAERRVVLVPDVYTNHEYPEAGEAALEVLEAAGIHVQIADPRDVGRPAYSKGMLDKAAENAEDTVHDLLPYVEDGYDVVLLEPSDAVMVQSDYLDLFDHDEVRTVAEHTYGVCEYLDTFRLDERLAFDAPADHLAYHGHCHQKAHAKDHHAVGVLRRAGYAVDPLDSTCCGMAGSFGYEAEHYSMSKAIGEVLYDQVDDSEGDRVVAPGASCRTQLEDRPGAIEEPPTPIEVVAEALAESR; this is translated from the coding sequence ATGACGATCACACCACCGACCCGAGATCCGGCAGAGGACCCGAACGCGAACTACGACTACCAAAGCGACAACGTCGAGCGACCGGACCTGCTCGCGGACCTCGAGCGGCGCGTCACCGGCGACGTCCGCTTCGATTCCTACTCGCGACAGCTGTACGCGACCGATGCGAGCATCTACGAGGTGACGCCGATCGGCGTCGTCTTCCCGCAGTCGACCGCGGACGTCGCCCGCGTCGTCGAGTACTGCGCCGACCGGGAGATTCCCGTCCTCCCGCGGGGCGGCGGGACGAGCCTCGCGGGCCAGACGGTCAACGAGGCCGTCGTCCTCGATTTCACGACGTACATGGACGACGTCGTCGAGATCGATCCGGACGAGCGCCTGGCGACCGCCCAGACGGGGGTCTACCTCGAGTCGCTCAACGAGGAACTCGCGCCCCACGACCTGAAGTTCGCGCCCGACCCCGCCTGGGGTGACAAGAGCGCGCTGGGCGGCGCGATCGGCAACAACTCGACGGGTGCACACTCCCTGCAGTACGGGAAGACCGACGCCTACGTCGAGGAGGTCGAGGTCGTCCTCGCGGACGGTACCGTCACTACCTTCGGCGAGGTCGACGTCGACGACCTGCCCGACCTGGCCGAAGGCGACGACCTCGAATCGGCGATCTACGCCGAGGTCGCGCGGATCCTCGAGGAGAGAGGTGACCTGGTCGAGGACGTCTACCCCGACCTCAAGCGCAACGTCTCCGGCTACAACTTAGACTGGCTCGTCGAGGACGCCCGCGGGGCCGAACGCGGCGTCGGCGAACCCGACGCCGAGGGCGGCACGGTCAACCTCGCGAAACTGCTCTGTGGCAGCGAGGGCACGCTGGCGATCGTCACCGAGGCGACGGTCTCGCTCGAGCCCGTCCCCGAGGAGAAGAGCATGGCCCTGCTGGCCTACGACAGCGTGCTCGACGCGATGGACGACGTCGAGCCCATCGTCGAACACGACCCTGCAGCCCTCGAGGTGATCGACGACGTGTTGATCGACCTCGCCCGCGAGACGCCGGAGTTCGAGCCGGTCACCGAGATGCTTCCCGACGGCACCGCCGCCGTCCTCGTCGTCGAGTTCTACGCCGACGACGTCGCCGACGGCAAGCGGAAGGTCGCGAACCTGCTGGCCGACCGCTGTCCGGACGTCGAGCCGGAGGGGGAGGCCGACGACGAGGACGACGACGCCCGGACGATCACCGACGCCGACGTCCTGGCGTTCGACGCCCTCGAGGCCTACGATCCCGACAGCCGCGCGAAGATCTGGAAGCTGCGCAAGTCCGGCCTCCCGATCCTGCTTTCGCGGACGACCGACGAGAAACACATCGCGTTCCTCGAGGACACGGGCATCCCGCCGGCGAACCTCCGGGAGTTCGTCGCGGACTTCCAGGAAGTGCTCGAGGACCACGAGACCTACGCCAGCTTCTACGCCCACGCGGGGCCGGGCGTGCTCCACATCCGCCCGCTCGTGAACACGAAGACGGAGGCGGGCCTCGAGGCGATGGAGTCGATCGCCGACGACGTGACCGACCTCGTCGTCCAATACGACGGCTCCGTCTCCGGCGAGCACGGCGACGGCCGCGCCCGCACCCAGTGGAACCGGAAGCTGTACGGCGACGAGATGTGGGAGACGTTCCAGGAGTTCAAGTCGGCGTTCGACCCCGACTGGATCCTCAACCCCGGCCAGGTCGTCTTCCGCGAGGAGAACCCGACCGACATGACGGAGAACCACCGGTTCGGTCCCGACTACGAGTTCGACGCCGGCTTCGAGTCGAACCTCGAGTGGCACAACGACAACGGGTTCCAGGGGATGGCCGAACTCTGTCACGGCTGTGGCGGCTGCCGGGGCGAGCAGTCGACGACGGGCGGCGTGATGTGTCCGACCTTCCGCGCGGAGGACGAGGAGATCCTCTCGACGCGAGGGCGGGCCAACGCCCTGCGCCAGGCCATGAGCGGCGACTTGGATCCCGAGGAACAGTTCAGCGACGAGTTCGTCGAGGAAGTGCTCGACCTCTGTATCGGCTGCAAGGGCTGTAAACACGACTGCCCGAGCGGGGTCGACATGGCCAAGATGAAGGCCGAACTCACCTACGAACACCACAAGCGAAACGGGACCTCGCTGCGGGACCGCATGTTCGCCAACTTCGAGACGCTGGCGAAACTCGGGTCCGCGACCGCGCCGCTCTCGAACTGGGCCACATCGATCCCCGGAAGCGGCCTCGTCGCCGAGAAACTGCTCGGCATCTCGCGGGAACGGGACCTGCCGACGTTCCGGCGCGACACCTTCGCGAAGCGCGTCGCGGACCACAGCCCGGCCGTGCCCGCCGGGGAGGCCGAGCGCCGGGTCGTCCTCGTCCCCGACGTCTACACCAACCACGAGTACCCCGAGGCCGGTGAGGCGGCCCTCGAGGTGCTCGAGGCCGCAGGGATCCACGTTCAGATCGCCGACCCCCGCGACGTGGGTCGGCCCGCGTACTCGAAGGGGATGCTCGACAAGGCCGCCGAGAACGCGGAGGACACGGTCCACGACCTGCTGCCGTACGTCGAGGACGGCTACGACGTCGTCCTGCTCGAGCCCTCCGACGCGGTCATGGTCCAGTCGGACTACCTCGACCTGTTCGACCACGACGAGGTCCGGACGGTCGCCGAACACACCTACGGCGTCTGCGAGTACCTCGACACGTTCCGCCTGGACGAGCGTCTCGCGTTCGACGCGCCGGCGGACCACCTCGCCTACCACGGCCACTGCCACCAGAAAGCTCACGCGAAGGATCACCACGCGGTCGGCGTCCTCCGCCGGGCCGGCTACGCCGTCGATCCGCTCGATTCGACGTGCTGTGGCATGGCCGGCTCCTTCGGCTACGAGGCCGAACACTACTCGATGAGCAAGGCGATCGGCGAGGTGCTGTACGACCAGGTCGACGACAGCGAGGGCGACCGCGTGGTCGCCCCCGGCGCGTCCTGTCGCACCCAACTCGAGGATCGACCGGGCGCGATCGAGGAGCCGCCGACCCCGATCGAGGTCGTCGCCGAGGCGCTGGCTGAGTCACGGTAG
- a CDS encoding dicarboxylate/amino acid:cation symporter, which produces MATYWSRYRSVPIVYRIGVAFVLGSLFGLLVGEPATALEPLGDLFVDLLSMLIIPIIVFTLLMGARRLSPSNLGKIGGQVVGLYAITSALAVFIGLAVSNLINPGEGLEGWQEAEANSAEAPSVQEVLLGIVPENPFGAMAEGDVLPTIFFVIVFGLALALVQETVDSEDVKNGVETIFDIVEAGSEAMFKVVWGVMEYGVIGVFALMATVFGQAGTDAIIPFALLILTLLVASLAHIALVHLVGIVGLFVGQSPRGLLVGGKDALITALSIRSSSGTLPVTMANADDNLHIDESVYSFSLPLGATINMDGTALYQGVVAIFAANLVGVSLTIGEQVTVVAVAVLASIGAAGVPGTGLIMLTLVLTQLGLPLEIVGFVAGVDPILDRLRTMTNISGDLAVTTLVAKWNDAVDFDSGTWVPSNRN; this is translated from the coding sequence ATGGCGACCTACTGGTCGCGCTATCGCTCCGTACCGATCGTCTATCGGATCGGTGTCGCCTTCGTGCTCGGTTCGCTCTTCGGGTTGCTCGTCGGCGAACCCGCGACGGCGCTCGAGCCACTCGGCGACCTCTTCGTCGATCTGTTGAGTATGCTCATTATCCCGATCATCGTGTTCACGCTGTTGATGGGCGCGAGACGGCTCTCACCGAGTAACCTCGGGAAGATCGGTGGACAGGTGGTCGGCCTGTACGCGATCACCTCGGCGCTGGCCGTCTTTATCGGCCTCGCCGTGTCGAACCTGATCAACCCCGGCGAGGGACTCGAGGGCTGGCAGGAGGCCGAGGCAAACTCCGCCGAGGCGCCGTCCGTCCAGGAGGTCCTGCTCGGGATCGTCCCCGAGAACCCGTTCGGCGCGATGGCCGAGGGCGACGTCCTCCCGACGATCTTCTTCGTGATCGTCTTCGGACTCGCGCTCGCGCTCGTTCAGGAAACCGTGGACAGCGAGGACGTCAAAAACGGCGTCGAAACGATCTTCGATATCGTCGAAGCCGGTTCCGAGGCGATGTTCAAGGTCGTCTGGGGCGTCATGGAGTACGGGGTTATCGGCGTCTTCGCGCTGATGGCGACGGTCTTCGGGCAGGCCGGGACCGACGCGATCATCCCCTTCGCGCTGTTGATCCTGACGCTGCTCGTCGCCTCGCTTGCTCACATCGCCCTCGTCCACCTCGTGGGGATCGTCGGACTGTTCGTCGGGCAATCCCCGCGCGGGCTGCTCGTCGGCGGAAAGGACGCGCTCATCACCGCCCTCTCGATTCGCTCCTCGAGCGGAACCTTGCCGGTGACGATGGCAAACGCCGACGACAACCTCCATATCGACGAGAGCGTCTACAGCTTCTCGCTCCCGCTGGGCGCGACGATCAACATGGACGGAACGGCGCTCTACCAGGGTGTCGTGGCTATCTTCGCTGCGAACCTGGTCGGCGTCTCGCTCACTATCGGGGAACAGGTGACGGTGGTCGCGGTCGCCGTACTCGCGTCCATCGGCGCGGCCGGCGTCCCCGGCACGGGGCTGATCATGCTGACGCTCGTGCTGACACAGCTCGGGCTTCCGCTCGAGATCGTCGGCTTCGTCGCCGGCGTCGATCCGATCCTCGACCGCCTGCGGACGATGACGAACATCAGCGGCGACCTCGCGGTGACGACGCTGGTCGCGAAGTGGAACGACGCGGTCGACTTCGACAGCGGGACCTGGGTCCCCTCGAACCGGAACTGA